The following are encoded together in the Humulus lupulus chromosome 5, drHumLupu1.1, whole genome shotgun sequence genome:
- the LOC133780459 gene encoding acid phosphatase 1, translating into MIRTMVQRVREVLILVFLALISKTNGEWKPNHWGRSNCGRHPPPLPPQEENGGYCLSWRLAVEANNMRAWRTVPVQCLRYVETYMIGGQYEKDVAFIVDQILGYARGITLSADGMDAWVFDVDDTCISNVFYYKGKRYGCDPYDPSGFKEWAMRGGCPAVPGMLALFNKLVNMGFKIFLLTGRDEETLGQPTIDNLHTQGFQNYQQLIMRTVAYKGQNAVTYKSDIRSQLMKEGYRIWGNVGDQWSDLQGECLGNRTFKLPNPMYFVP; encoded by the exons ATGATTAGAACAATGGTTCAAAGGGTACGTGAGGTGCTGATACTCGTGTTCTTGGCCTTGATCTCGAAAACAAACGGCGAATGGAAGCCGAACCACTGGGGGAGATCGAATTGTGGTCGGCACCCACCGCCCCTGCCACCACAAGAGGAAAATGGGGGTTACTGCCTTAGCTGGAGGCTGGCGGTTGAGGCAAACAATATGCGGGCATGGCGGACTGTGCCAGTGCAGTGCCTTCGTTATGTCGAAACGTACATGATCGGCGGCCAGTACGAGAAGGACGTGGCCTTTATCGTCGACCAAATATTGGGTTACGCTCGTGGGATTACTCTCAGCGCCGATGGCATGGATGCTTGGGTGTTCGACGTTGATGATACTTGCATATCAAATGTGTTTTACTACAAGGGAAAGAGATATGG gtGCGACCCATATGATCCATCAGGATTCAAGGAATGGGCAATGAGAGGGGGGTGTCCAGCAGTTCCTGGTATGCTGGCATTATTTAACAAATTGGTAAACATGGGATTTAAGATATTTCTTCTAACAGGCAGAGATGAAGAAACTCTTGGCCAACCTACCATTGATAACTTGCACACTCAGGGATTTCAGAATTACCAACAGCTCATTATgag GACTGTGGCATACAAAGGGCAGAATGCAGTGACTTACAAATCTGATATTCGGAGTCAACTGATGAAAGAAGGGTACAGAATTTGGGGGAACGTGGGAGACCAGTGGAGTGATCTTCAAGGAGAATGTTTGGGCAATCGAACCTTCAAGCTTCCCAATCCCATGTACTTTGTTCCTtaa